The genomic stretch AGGGGTCTTTGCCAGGAAAGACATTCCCCTTGAAGCAAGAGGGCCAATGGCTCTTAGCTCCTTTGGGGTCTACCCCCATGTTCTGCTGTGACCCCAGGAGAGTCTATGTTTGTGAACAGCAAACCTTTTTAGCTACAGCAAACCAGGGACCCAGAAGACTAGGCATGGGCGAAGCAGAACAGGCCCCAGCCTGCCCAAGCTTCAGAGGAGGACTTACCAAGAAAGATCCAGGCCTAGTGTAAAGAGGGTCCAATAGATGAGGCTGGCACCCAGCAAGAGGGCCAGCGAGGTCAATCCGTAGAAACTTAGCTCCCGCTCCATGGGCACCCGGGGGGTCATCAGCCAGCCCAGGACAGCACCTAGGGAAGTGGGGTAACAGCAGCTTCAAGGAGTTTGGGGATATGAGCCCCCTGAGCTATAGGGCAGCATGGCAGAATTGACTGTGCTATGAGGGGGCCGTGGGGTCCGCTGTACAATGGGAAGATCCTACACCGGTCCTCCCACTGCCAGTGGCACCCCCTAGGCCCACCCTGTGGCCCCAGTTGCTCACCGGTTATTAGACCAGCCAACACCTGGTGAGGGAAATGTGCTAAGAGGAAGATCCGGGACAGGCCGACCGCCAGTAGGAAGGTGCAGTAAGCCAGGCTAGGTATCACTCTCACCCAGGGgctacaaagaaaagcaaatggttCAGGGGGTGTCCATACACAGCTTGGCTTCCCTCAACACCCAAGCACTTCATGGTTTGACCAAATGCCCAGGGTCCCCAGAACTCCAGCTCCCAGGCTGCCCTGCTGCTGGATCCAGGGCACCATCCCCTCTGTCATCATCGGTAGGCAGTGCCGAGGTGTACCTGTGGGTCCGAGTGGCCAGCTGGGAAGAGACGGCCGTCATGATGGGCCAGAGGGCTGCTCCCGTGATCATGCAGTGTCCAGAAGGGCTGCCTGCCAGGGGATCCAGAAGCTTGAGTTGAGAGGATGAGAGGGGAACTCAGGAGCCCCTGGCGATAGCTGAACACAGCTGTCACTGCACGCCgccaactgccccccccccccccccgctggggCCCCGAACTGGTCCGTGGCTCTCTCCGCCCTGCAGCCTACTTTACCCCTGCCTGAGGCCACTGCTCTCCAGGCTTCTGCTATGccctgtgtctcctggatctACTCTAAACAACATGGGCAGCTGGTACTCTGACATGGGTGTTCTCCTCCCAGAATTCAACTCAGTCTTCCCAGGCTCTCCTTGTTCTCTGGGTTAGTAACGGAGAGGCTGGGCCTCTGGTTAGGCCACCCCGGCTGAAAAGTACTCTGAAACACTCACCAAACCctaaccacactgggacagggaGGTTTGGGGCTTCCCACCTGGACCAGTTTCACAAGAAGAGGGGAACTGGTGAacctgggctggggcctggctgTAGTACCCAGACTCATGGACCCACCAAAAGGGCCTGTCTCCAAACAGAAACCTAGAAGAGAACAGATGCAAGACGACATTACATGCACATACAGCCAGAGGAACAGGCGGGGAGCAGAAGGATGCTTCTGGAGGGCCTGCCTGCATGGCGGAGTCAGAAAGGGAGTCCAATTCTGTGCATTACCTTGCAATGATTTTTTTACCTTGCAACAGAACACAAgctattttttaagaagtgataAGAAGACAGATCGTGAGACACTCTGAAATGCTCATTAGTCCCCCTCTTACCCCTCCGCCGCAGAGCCAGCCCTACTCTTCTCATTCCTAGAACGCCCAGgacctgcctctttcttttctcttttcttttgctcccAGACCCCCCCTcatgctcctgcttctccctctctccatttcCCAAATTCCAGCTGCAATTACCTACATGTGAACTCCTTAGACGAGTCTCTCCTGTTTGGAACTGGGACGGGGAAATGGacaaaggaaactgagaaagaaCAAGGAGGACCAAAAGTTCAAAGTCCCCTGGTCTAGCAGATGAGTTTCGCTGGACCCTGGGAAACTGCACACCAAAGAGGCTAGGCCGCTAtggccagaaagagaaaaaggtggGAGAGCAGAAGAGATGCTGCTGGGGAGGGACACGAAAAGGAGCTGCCTCTCCTCACCACCAGGTGCTCCAAACACACTTTGGAAATGAACAGGTGCTTTGtcaagtgtggggggggggggcatggaaaGTCTCTACCCAAGGGGGTGGCCTTCTTGTAGGAAGCAACAGAGGGGGAGGCTCACACAGCTCACAGACTCTGAgcggagagagagcacaaagcaaAGGGCAATTAGGCAAAAAGGAAATGATGAGACCATTGCTTTTCCGTTTTCAGGAGGGATGAAACCCTAGCAGAGAAGAGTGAAGGGGAAGGTAAgtcctattttgtttttcagcaaGTCATTCCAGCCCATTCAA from Ursus arctos isolate Adak ecotype North America unplaced genomic scaffold, UrsArc2.0 scaffold_24, whole genome shotgun sequence encodes the following:
- the G6PC3 gene encoding glucose-6-phosphatase 3 isoform X2, producing the protein MESTLGAGIAMAEALQNQLPWLENVWLWVTFLGDPKSLFLFYFPAAYYASRRVGIAVLWISLITEWLNLVFKWFLFGDRPFWWVHESGYYSQAPAQVHQFPSSCETGPGSPSGHCMITGAALWPIMTAVSSQLATRTHRCCPGLADDPPGAHGAGAKFLRIDLAGPLAGCQPHLLDPLYTRPGSFLVHQPGLQVV